Proteins encoded within one genomic window of Camelina sativa cultivar DH55 chromosome 19, Cs, whole genome shotgun sequence:
- the LOC104766566 gene encoding putative inactive histone-lysine N-methyltransferase family member SUVH10, whose protein sequence is MGLVGLHSAPVGVEFIGVEGSGENTPIAVSVVSSGENADKTEDPESLIFTGFGGTTKFHDHQPSDQKLEGLNIPLEAALWKLSAVRVIRGVKDEKRTNGKIYIYDGIYFITSMWEEKGQNGFKVFKFKLVRQPDQKPAFGIWKSVQQWKNGLTTRPGLILEDLSNGAENLKVSVVNEVDEEKNGPALFTYVTSLKHAVVNIQPMVDRCTCRQGSCASRSGNCAFSEAIRVNLSLVISAKKSGNVARFMNHSCSPNVFWQPIAREQNGLWCMYIGFFAMKHIPPLTELRYDYGASPGVGQKKRCLCRSKKCCGLFG, encoded by the exons ATGGGTTTGGTCGGGCTCCATTCAGCCCCTGTTGGAGTTGAGTTTATAGGAGTCGAAGGCAGCGGAGAGAATACACCAATTGCTGTAAGTGTAGTCTCTTCAGGGGAAAATGCTGATAAAACTGAAGATCCCGAGTCATTAATATTTACAGGGTTTGGTGGTACAACCAAGTTTCATGATCATCAGCCATCAGACCAAAAGCTTGAGGGGTTGAATATCCCACTAGAGGCAGCTCTTTGGAAGTTAAGTGCCGTGAGAGTGATAAGAGGTGTGAAGGATGAAAAAAGGACAAATGGTAAGATTTACATATATGATGGAATATATTTCATTACAAGTATGTGGGAAGAGAAAGGTCAAAATGGGTTCAAGGTGTTCAAATTCAAATTGGTGAGGCAACCTGATCAAAAACCTGCTTTTGGTATTTGGAAATCAGTACAACAATGGAAGAATGGTTTGACTACAAGACCAGGTCTTATTCTTGAAGATCTCTCTAATGGAGCTGAGAATCTAAAGGTATCTGTGGTGAATGAAGTTGATGAGGAGAAGAATGGTCCTGCCTTGTTTACTTATGTGACATCACTCAAACATGCAGTTGTCAATATTCAACCGATGGTTGATCGTTGCACTTGTCGACAGGGGTCATGCGCTTCGAGAAGTGGTAATTGTGCAT TCTCTGAGGCGATTCGTGTTAATTTATCATTGGTGATTAGTGCAAAGAAGTCAGGAAATGTGGCTCGATTTATGAACCATAGTTGTTCACCCAACGTTTTCTGGCAGCCGATTGCTCGTGAACAAAATGGTTTATGGTGTATGTACATTGGATTTTTCGCAATGAAGCATATACCTCCATTAACAGAGTTAAGATATGATTATGGAGCATCTCCAGGAGTTGGGCAGAAGAAGAGGTGTCTATGTCGATCAAAGAAATGTTGTGGTTTATTTGGATAG